One Mya arenaria isolate MELC-2E11 chromosome 7, ASM2691426v1 genomic window carries:
- the LOC128239969 gene encoding interferon-induced protein 44-like, whose product MSCGRLTETDKEQLETWIGGSPKKFTLLYSFTNDGCDVATFHQKCNNQGPTVTVLYNPKGSVYGGFASVGWESSYTWSVDNAAYLFQLKFSGLRKCNRFPAKPGCNTVISSPDHGPAFGPGGCDLNPFCSKAPCLNGIFKLNGNMNTFGTNFDTAGLQSADINNGTMDVTELEVYKVTDGVRLKTVETQTEQCCLESAKFWRKTPDWNQKLAELLCKELGCYQGPVESAPGDVRILLLGPVGSGKSGFVNTVQSAFSERLRQIAQVGIGENSFTTQYKPYRLRTRSGANPNIRLCDIPGVRRGWGLDATELGFLLDGNIPEHYTFHPSVHCSTRSPGFVCKPPRGREVHCVALVVDSAPDMDAETADWLKTFTRIVNERSIPLAILLTKIDLACPTLAEDLSGVFKSQVIETKVNKASSIFGVPRNNVWPVKNYENEACVDDDVTILSLLALQRLVHLAEDYIEGQEIGITERDEEGNGRDHAGEIVESDTA is encoded by the exons ATGTCATGCGGCCGCTTGACAGAGACCGATAAAGAGCAACTGGAGACATGGATCGGCGGCAGTCCGAAGAAGTTCACGCTCTTGTACAGCTTCACTAACGACGGCTGCGACGTGGCCACATTCCACCAGAAATGCAACAACCAGGGGCCCACGGTCACCGTGCTCTATAACCCAAAGGGGTCTGTCTATGGAGGGTTTGCAAGTGTTGGCTGGGAAAGCTCATATACCTGGTCTGTGGATAATGCCGCCTATCTCTTTCAGCTGAAGTTTTCAGGTTTAAGGAAATGTAATAGGTTTCCGGCAAAACCGGGCTGTAACACTGTGATCTCGAGTCCAGATCATGGGCCTGCGTTTGGTCCTGGGGGTTGTGATTTAAATCCATTCTGCTCAAAAGCGCCGTGtttgaatggcatttttaaacttaatggCAATATGAATACATTTGGCACAAACTTCGACACTGCTGGCCTTCAATCAGCGGATATCAATAACGGCACTATGGACGTCACCGAGCTGGAAGTGTATAAAGTTACAG aTGGCGTTAGACTCAAGACGGTGGAGACACAGACGGAACAATGCTGCCTGGAGTCCGCGAAGTTTTGGAGGAAAACGCCGGACTGGAACCAAAAG CTCGCCGAGTTATTATGTAAAGAACTGGGGTGCTACCAGGGCCCGGTGGAATCAGCGCCCGGCGATGTACGTATTCTCTTGCTAGGGCCTGTAGGCTCGGGGAAGTCCGGCTTCGTTAACACTGTCCAGTCGGCCTTTTCCGAAAGGCTCCGACAGATAGCGCAGGTTGGAATCGGCGAGAACAGTTTTACCACGCAG TACAAGCCCTACAGGCTACGGACAAGGTCAGGCGCCAACCCAAACATCCGGCTTTGTGACATCCCGGGGGTAAGGCGGGGATGGGGCCTAGACGCCACAGAACTGGGATTTCTTCTGGATGGCAACATTCCGGAACATTACACA TTCCATCCGAGCGTGCATTGCTCGACCCGGAGTCcgggttttgtgtgcaagcctCCCCGGGGCCGAGAGGTTCACTGTGTGGCCCTGGTGGTTGATTCAGCACCGGATATGGATGCCGAGACTGCTGATTGGCTGAAGACATTCACACGCATCGTCAATGAGAGAA GCATTCCTCTCGCAATTTTGCTGACCAAAATTGACCTTGCATGCCCGACACTGGCCGAGGACCTTTCTGGTGTATTTAAAAGCCAGGTAATTGAaacaaaagttaacaaagcGTCGTCAATATTTGGAGTCCCGAGAAACAATGTCTGGCCCGTGAAAAACTACGAGAACGAGGCTTGCGTTGACGATGACGTCACTATTCTATCGCTACTCGCACTGCAGCGATTGGTCCATTTGGCGGAGGATTACATAGAGGGACAGGAAATCGGTATCACAGAGCGGGATGAGGAGGGAAACGGCAGGGATCACGCTGGGGAAATCGTAGAGTCAGATACTGCATAA